A portion of the Cryptomeria japonica chromosome 5, Sugi_1.0, whole genome shotgun sequence genome contains these proteins:
- the LOC131875595 gene encoding uncharacterized protein LOC131875595, with protein MDSKGPKHYKMHCYPIYEDSEDSTQIEKKHPQTDEADDFFALVHRIQALNRLIKKKTMNSSSAGNVGATVTNGKSPWKPVFQLEDFFNLPSTGSPRAHRDMTCCTNKNTGRCGVSAQEDIGSEKYMAVEVFDLNVEPTPEFC; from the coding sequence ATGGATTCCAAGGGGCCAAAGCATTATAAGATGCACTGTTATCCAATTTATGAAGACTCAGAAGACAGTACACAGATCGAGAAGAAACACCCACAAACAGATGAAGCCGATGATTTTTTCGCTTTGGTGCACAGAATTCAAGCACTGAACAGATTGATTAAGAAGAAGACAATGAATTCGAGCTCTGCAGGAAATGTGGGTGCTACCGTTACCAATGGAAAATCCCCCTGGAAGCCTGTATTCCAGCTGGAGGACTTTTTTAACTTGCCATCGACCGGCAGCCCTCGTGCTCACAGGGATATGACTTGTTGTACAAACAAGAATACAGGCAGATGCGGAGTATCTGCACAGGAAGATATTGGAAGTGAAAAGTATATGGCCGTTGAGGTTTTTGATCTGAATGTAGAGCCCACCCCGGAATTTTGTTAG